In a genomic window of Helianthus annuus cultivar XRQ/B chromosome 10, HanXRQr2.0-SUNRISE, whole genome shotgun sequence:
- the LOC110885234 gene encoding thermospermine synthase ACAULIS5, which produces MGDIHCSNGNGNGNVNAYLQRKSCWYEEEIEEDLRWCFALNSILHTGATQFQYIQLLDTKPFGKALVIDGKLQSAEIDEFIYHESLVHPPLLHHPNPKTVFIMGGGEGSTARELLRHKTLEKVIMCDIDEEVVMFCKSHLTVNSKAFCDPRLELIINDARAELEKREDKYDVIVGDLADPIEGGPCYQLYTKNFYELTIKPKLKHGGIFVTQAGPAGVFSHAEVFSCIFNTLKQVFKYVVPYSAHIPSYADMWGWVMASDYPMTLSPDELDLRMKQRMNGENRYLDGKTFVAASTLSKAIRKSLDNETHVYTEGSARFIHGHGNVQKHKHA; this is translated from the exons ATGGGTGATATTCATTGTTCaaatgggaatgggaatgggaatGTGAATGCATATTTGCAGAGGAAAAGCTGTTGGTATGAGGAAGAGATTGAAGAGGACTTAAGATGGTGTTTTGCTCTTAATAG TATACTTCACACAGGAGCTACTCAGTTCCAGTACATTCAACTTTTGgacaccaaaccttttggaaAG GCTCTAGTGATAGATGGAAAGTTGCAGAGTGCAGAGATAGATGAATTCATCTACCATGAATCTCTTGTTCATCCACCACTTCTACATCACCCAAA TCCCAAGACCGTATTTATTATGGGGGGAGGTGAGGGTTCTACTGCAAGGGAATTACTTAGGCACAAAACTCTGGAAAAAGTTATCATGTGTGACATTGATGAG GAAGTAGTGATGTTTTGCAAGTCTCATTTGACGGTTAACAGTAAAGCTTTCTGTGATCCAAGACTTGAGCTCATAATCAACGATGCAAG GGCGGAATTAGAGAAGAGAGAAGATAAATATGATGTGATTGTAGGTGACTTGGCAGATCCCATTGAAGGAGGCCCATGTTATCAACTCTACACCAAGAACTTTTATGAACTCACTATTAAACCAAAACTCAAGCATGGTGGCATTTTTGTTACACAG GCTGGACCAGCTGGTGTTTTTAGCCATGCCGAAGTTTTTTCTTGTATTTTCAACACTCTCAAGCAGGTTTTCAAAT ATGTAGTGCCATACTCCGCTCACATTCCTTCCTACGCTGACATGTGGGGATGGGTCATG GCATCAGATTACCCAATGACACTGAGCCCAGATGAATTAGATTTGAGAATGAAACAAAGGATGAATGGAGAGAATAGATACCTTGATGGAAAAACCTTTGTTGCAGCTTCTACTTTGAGCAAAGCAATTAGAAAATC ATTGGATAATGAAACACATGTGTACACTGAGGGTTCAGCCAGGTTCATCCATGGGCATGGAAATGTTCAGAAGCATAAACATGCTTGA